From Trichoplusia ni isolate ovarian cell line Hi5 chromosome 8, tn1, whole genome shotgun sequence, one genomic window encodes:
- the LOC113496712 gene encoding keratin, type I cytoskeletal 9-like: MARTGVICVCIVLVLVNFICVNAGSRVARSPQFGFGPPRPFGPQPFNPGHSHFGPGFGGFGPNQGRFRPGFGGLQDPYTHQRLPTGGSISISKTISISSGGGASSSAGSSSGSGSGFGGFGGSRSSATAGSSASGK; encoded by the exons ATGGCTCGTACCGGTGTAATTTGTGTTTGCATAGTCTTAGTATTAGTTAACTTCATTTGTGTTAATGCAG GTTCACGAGTAGCCCGTTCTCCCCAATTCGGGTTCGGTCCTCCACGTCCTTTCGGGCCGCAGCCGTTCAACCCTGGTCACAGTCATTTCGGCCCAGGTTTCGGAGGTTTTGGCCCAAACCAGGGTAGATTTAGACCAGGATTCGGTGGGTTACAGGACCCGTACACCCATCAGAGGTTACCTACTGGTGGATCCATTAGTATATCGAAGACTATAAGTATTAGTTCTGGTGGTGGAGCTTCGTCTAGTGCTGGTTCCAGTTCTGGTTCTGGGTCTGGTTTTGGAGGCTTCGGTGGCTCTAGGTCATCAGCCACTGCTGGATCGAGTGCCAGTGGAAAATAA